The following coding sequences are from one Oncorhynchus clarkii lewisi isolate Uvic-CL-2024 chromosome 20, UVic_Ocla_1.0, whole genome shotgun sequence window:
- the LOC139377386 gene encoding B-cell lymphoma/leukemia 10-like — MDVPHLTEDEMADIKKEVLTRLRPYLCEKIRADRHFDYLRSRKILTRDDTEEISCRITQTKKTGLLLDYLAENPRGLDALIESIQQGRTLNFLITKITDEVQKVKNEKIESLRAGASSSTSSFLPTQDTSGVNKDLSKTLSYESNLASTMLYNGEGSPSTSDALRFLNRPAASSHGKDVLSSMRGGSMSSSQVSSTLPRPGDPGAPPLPQEVLLLPEASSNMDAGPHRSTAISGGDVNFQPLRSRSTPTFMSYRDPSPQPPPKS, encoded by the exons GTCCTGACGAGGCTGCGGCCGTACCTTTGTGAAAAGATCCGGGCTGACCGTCATTTTGACTACCTGCGCTCGCGGAAGATCCTGACGCGAGACGACACAGAGGAGATCAGCTGCAGGATCACGCAGACCAAGAAAACGGGCTTGCTCCTGGACTACCTGGCTGAGAACCCTCGGGGGCTGGATGCCCTGATCGAGTCCATCCAACAAGGACGTACGCTCAACTTCCTGATTACCAAGATCACTGATGAAGTGCAGAAGGTGAAGAACGAGAAGATAGAATCTCTCAGAg CAGGGGCATCCAGTTCCACCTCGAGCTTCCTGCCAACTCAGGACACATCCGGGGTCAATAAAGACCTCTCCAAGACACTGTCATATGAGTCCAACCTGGCATCCACCATGTTATACAACGGAGAAGGGAGCCCATCCACCTCTGACGCCCTAAGGTTCCTCAACCGGCCTGCTGCCTCCAGCCATGGGAAGGACGTGTTGTCATCCATGCGAGGGGGTAGCATGTCTTCATCCCAGGTCTCTTCCACACTGCCCAGGCCTGGAGACCCAGGGGCTCCCCCCCTGCCGCAGGAGGTGCTGCTACTGCCAGAGGCCTCATCTAACATGGACGCTGGACCACACAGGAGCACGGCGATCAGCGGAGGGGATGTCAACTTCCAGCCCCTGAGGTCACGCTCCACACCCACTTTCATGTCATACAGGGACCCTTCACCTCAGCCCCCACCAAAATCTTAa